The following coding sequences lie in one Osmerus mordax isolate fOsmMor3 chromosome 13, fOsmMor3.pri, whole genome shotgun sequence genomic window:
- the LOC136955773 gene encoding zinc finger protein 271-like, with translation MKTPHCDICGKSFSISNNLKKHMKIHAGEKPYSCDLCDKTFSQAANAKVHRRIHTGERPYSCDLCGKTFSHSGNFKVHCKIHTEENPYSCDLCHKTLSSGNSLKVHRRIHTGEKPYSCDLCDKTFSHANSFTIHRRIHTGERRYSCDLCGKTFSQANDFTIHHRIHTGEKPYSCDFCHKTFSSGNSLTVHRRVHTGEKPYSCDLCDKTFSHANSFTIHRRTHTGEKPYSCDLCDKAFSSSNGLTVHRRIHTGEKRYCALCGKTFSSCSGFTIHSRIHTGEKPYSCDLCDYSCKTSGHLKSHLRVHNRKTPKQ, from the coding sequence ATGAAGACACCTCACTGTGATATATGTGGGAAGAGCTTTTCCATATCCAATAACCTTAAAAAGCACATGAAGATCCacgctggagagaagccctacagctgtgacctttgtgataaaacctttagccaagCTGCAAATGCCAAAGTTCACcgtaggatccacactggagagaggccctacagctgtgacctctgtggtaaaacctttagccactcTGGCAATTTCAAAGTTCACTGCAAGATCCACACTGAAGAGaatccctacagctgtgacctctgtcatAAAACCTTAAGCAGTGGTAACAGTTTAaaagttcaccgcagaatccacactggcgagaagccctacagctgtgacctctgtgataaaacctttagccatgctaaCAGTTTCAcaattcaccgcagaatccacactggagagaggcgctacagctgtgacctctgtggtaaaacctttagccaggctaacGATTTCACAATTCaccacagaatccacactggagagaagccctacagctgtgacttctgtcataaaacctttagcagtggtaacagtttaacagttcaccgcagagtccacactggagagaagccctacagctgtgacctctgtgataaaacctttagccatgccaACAGTTTCACAATACACCGCAgaacccacactggagagaagccctacagctgtgacctctgtgataaagcCTTTAGCAGTAGTAACGGtttaacagttcaccgcagaatccacactggagagaagcgcTACTGTgccctctgtggtaaaacctttagcagttGTAGCGGTTTCAcaattcacagcaggatccacactggagagaagccctacagctgtgacctctgtgactaTTCATGTAAAACAAGTGGCCATCTGAAGAGTCACCTGCGTGTCCACAATAGAAAAAccccaaagcagtga
- the LOC136955778 gene encoding LOW QUALITY PROTEIN: tripartite motif-containing protein 16-like (The sequence of the model RefSeq protein was modified relative to this genomic sequence to represent the inferred CDS: substituted 2 bases at 2 genomic stop codons), protein MAQQRIVLDQDQFSCSICLDLLTAAPSSYSCPQCRQSFTLRPALKRNNMLAEVVEKLKETGGAQAAPSELTSPAGPGEVTCDLCTGPGNERALKSCLVCLLSYCQTHLQPHYQVPKMKNHKLVEATSGLQEMICSSHDKLLEVFCRTDQQCICILCTMDEHKGHDTVSAKAERKENQVRPELLXXSQSHLRIDHIFSREEQELLKLNCQVVDYFPRVAGSGQAAVEDSERIFTELILSIVRRCSEVKDLIRAQQGAAVSQAEVLLERLEHLHLQEIAELRRRDAELEKLSHTKDNIHFLRNYQSLSSTSVSSDVPSISVPPLQYFKHVTEVVSKLRDKLEELIQSVCCNISTTVSTVDVFLPPEPKTRADLLRYSCKLTLDPNTAYALLSLSKGNRKVTRLMQQQPYPDHPERFTRLCQVLCREALSGRCYWEVEWRGGRVAIAVSHKDISRTYLNYGFGHNNKSWRLLCSSDGYTLRHNIVVTAVSGPQSSRVGVYLDHKAGTLSFYNVVSDSVTLLHRVQTTFTQTLYPGFGLGNDGNSAEIMKLW, encoded by the exons ATGGCCCAGCAGCGAATTGTGCTGGACCAGGACCAGTTCTCCTGTTCCATCTGTCTGGACCTCTTAACAGCTGCCCCCAGTAGCTACAGCTGCCCCCAGTGCAGACAGAGCTTCACTCTGAGGCCTGCTCTGAAAAGGAACAACATGCTGGCTGaggtggtggagaagctgaaggagacaggaggagcccAGGCCGCCCCCTCTGAGCTGACCAGTCCAGCTGGGCCAGGAGAggtgacctgtgacctctgcACTGGGCCAGGGAATGAAAGAGCCCTCAAGTCCTGTCTGGTGTGTTTGTTGTCCTACTGCCAgactcacctccagccccactACCAGGTTCCTAAGATGAAGAATCACAAGCTGGTGGAAGCCACGTCTGGACTGCAGGAGATGATCTGCTCCAGTCATGACAAGCTGCTGGAGGTCTTCTGTCGGACAGACCAGCAGTGTATCTGCATACTGTGTACCATGGATGAACATAAAGGCCATGACACGGTGTCAGCCAAagctgagaggaaggagaatcAGGTAAGACCAGAACTGTTGTAGTAATCTCAGTCTCATCTCAGAATTGACCACATATTTAGTCG TGAAGAACAAGAACTCCTTAAACTAAATTGTCAAGTGGTCGA TTACTTCCCTCGGGTTGCCGGCTCTGGCCAGGCAGCAGTGGAGGACAGTGAGAGGATCTTCACTGAGCTGATCCTCTCCATTGTGAGAAGGTGCTCTGAGGTGAAGGATCTGATCAGAGCCCAACAGGGGGCAGCAGTGAGTCAGGCTGAAGTACtgctggagagactggagcatttacattta caggagatagctgagctgaggaggagagacgctgagctggagaagctctcacacacaaaggACAACATCCACTTCCTCCGG aactACCAGTCTCTCTCCAGTACCAGTGTATCTTCAGATGTCCCCAgcatctctgttcctcctcttcagTACTTCAAACATGTGACTGAGGTGGTCTCTAAGCTGAGAGACAAACTAGAGGAGCTGATCCAGAGTGTGTGCTGCAACATCTCCACCACAG tctcCACAGTGGATGTGTTCCTGCCTCCAGAGCCCAAGACCAGAGCAGACCTGTTACGAT ATTCCTGTaagctcacactggacccaaacacagcatatgcactcctctctctgtctaaggGGAACAGGAAGGTCACACGTCTAATGCAGCAGCAGCCATATCCTGACCATCCAGAGAGGTTCACCAGGCTTTgtcaggtgctgtgtagagaggctCTGTCTGGACGCTGTTACTGGGAagtggagtggagaggtggCCGTGTTGCCATAGCAGTCTCACATAAAGACATCAGCAGAACATACCTTAACTATGGCTTTGGTCacaataacaagtcctggagGTTACTGTGCTCTAGTGATGGTTACACGCTCAGACATAACATAGTTGTTACTGCAGTATCAGGCCCTCAGTCCTCCAGAGTAGGAGTGTACCTGGATCACAAGGCAGgtactctgtccttctacaatGTCGTCTCTGACTCAGTTACCCTCCTCCACAGAGTCCAGACCACCTTCACCCAAACACTCTACCCTGGGTTTGGGCTTGGTAACGATGGTAACAGTGCAGAGATTATGAAGCTGTGGTAG